One window of Quercus robur chromosome 12, dhQueRobu3.1, whole genome shotgun sequence genomic DNA carries:
- the LOC126710472 gene encoding uncharacterized protein LOC126710472 isoform X1 codes for MDRQPHDYASASAMAYAQQQRQPPNMQQQQQFGFPPQHQQFPPSVHGPPFLPPHPSLQQFPYHHHMQQQPQQLHPHPHLLHLQQQQQPQQAFPPHLAPPLAPPPFHGLYDAPPPPVSPPSDPELHKRIDKLVEYSAKNGPEFEAMIREKQQDNPDYGFLFGGEGHAYYRYRLWLATHAPGGPFNSPFPSSSIPMMHPPNPMMSPSPLNAPPINTAAAGVGASASMLGAQMHQPPFPPFYDQQQHHQHAQTFGIHGRPDYDQSSKSFRGLSGPLPSDVALELNNVLNNLNGTKESIKGAKIWFMQRSPFAPALAEALRDRIFVLDDSERQLHIIYLANDILFDSLQRRTSPDFDNEAHAFKPVLGSMLGRIYHNPQSKEENQTRLQKILELWASKDIYDQNTIDALKAEMIGGPPTISFPGPPTISGSADPAAGLPQMSNHNIQQWQTDRSLSDQEHLDKHAASAQVIPPSVVSQQFLPNSVPAGAFVGSMSIPSSVQPANQQAAPHLLPGMTSSGEKLPPYPLFPPGLIPGMVRKMQIGSGVPYSPMSPLDIPTVIPPSTVPQSEILERVSKFFKEIGEVNPSEGPINSDSRDEDDEYEYDREPQVRKGGACIPPPPNLQLDPETGTYADGSVDRKPGSTSSGRLGLGATANPNEVSQYDDVYTSYRKQRSTTYHSSMSARAAAR; via the exons ATGGATCGACAGCCTCATGATTATGCATCGGCTTCCGCTATGGCATATGCCCAACAGCAGCGACAACCTCCTAACATGCAACAGCAGCAACAGTTTGGATTTCCTCCACAGCATCAACAGTTTCCTCCATCGGTGCACGGTCCTCCTTTCCTACCCCCACATCCTTCTCTCCAACAATTCCCTTATCACCACCACATGCAGCAGCAACCACAGCAGCTCCATCCACATCCTCACCTTCTTCATCTTCAGCAGCAACAGCAGCCACAACAAGCTTTCCCTCCACATTTAGCCCCTCCTCTCGCTCCTCCGCCTTTTCATGGACTATACGATGCCCCTCCACCTCCAGTTTCTCCCCCTTCTGATCCAGAGCTCCACAAGCGCATTGACAAACTTGTTGAGTATTCTGCAAAGAATGGCCCTGAATTTGAAGCTATGATTCGTGAAAAGCAGCAAGATAATCCTGATTATGGCTTTCTTTTTGGTGGGGAGGGACATGCTTACTATCGTTATAGGCTTTGGTTAGCTACACATGCTCCAGGTGGCCCCTTCAATTCTCCTTTTCCATCCTCTTCTATACCTATGATGCATCCTCCTAATCCCATGATGAGTCCATCTCCTTTAAATGCTCCTCCAATAAATACAGCAGCTGCAGGTGTTGGGGCTTCAGCATCAATGTTGGGTGCTCAAATGCACCAACCTCCTTTCCCACCATTCTACGACCAGCAGCAGCACCATCAACATGCTCAGACTTTTGGGATTCATGGTCGACCAGATTATGACCAGTCATCCAAGTCTTTCAGAGGTCTTTCTGGACCACTTCCATCCGATGTTGCACTGGAGCTCAACAATGTGCTGAATAATCTTAATGGTACAAAAGAGTCGATTAAGGGTGCCAAAATTTGGTTTATGCAGAGATCTCCTTTTGCACCTGCTCTGGCTGAGGCACTTAGAGACAGGATTTTTGTCCTAGATGATTCTGAGCGGCAACTGCATATAATATACCTTGCCAATGATATTCTTTTTGACAG CTTACAGAGGAGGACAAGCCCCGATTTTGATAATGAAGCCCACGCATTTAAACCTGTTTTAGGTTCCATGCTTGGGAGGATTTATCATAACCCTCAAAGCAAGGAGGAAAACCAGACAAGGTTACAGAAAATCTTAGAGTTGTGGGCTTCTAAAGATATTTATGATCAGAATACTATCGATGCACTTAAGGCTGAGATGATTGGTGGACCACCAACTATATCTTTCCCAGGGCCTCCTACAATTAGTGGTTCAGCAGATCCAGCTGCTG GATTGCCACAGATGTCAAACCACAATATCCAACAATGGCAAACTGATAGGAGCTTATCAGATCAAGAGCATCTTGATAAACATGCTGCCTCTGCCCAAGTCATCCCACCATCTGTAGTGAGCCAGCAATTTCTCCCTAATTCAGTCCCTGCTGGTGCTTTTGTGGGATCCATGTCCATACCATCTTCTGTTCAACCTGCAAACCAACAAGCTGCGCCCCATTTATTGCCGGGTATGACTAGTAGTGGTGAAAAATTGCCGCCATATCCTTTATTTCCACCTGGTCTTATTCCTGGAATGGTCAGAAAGATGCAGATTGGTAGCGGGGTGCCTTACTCTCCCATGAGCCCTTTGGACATACCAACTGTAATACCTCCATCTACTGTACCTCAATCCGAAATTCTTGAGAGAGTGTCAAAATTCTTCAAAGAAATTGGAGAGGTTAACCCTTCTGAAGGGCCCATTAATTCTGATTCAagagatgaagatgatgagtaCGAGTATGACAGAGAACCTCAAGTACGAAAGGGAGGAGCTTGcatcccccctcccccaaacCTGCAACTGGACCCAGAGACAGGGACTTATGCTGATGGAAGTGTAGATCGGAAACCAGGATCAACTAGCTCTGGAAGGCTGGGACTTGGGGCCACAGCTAATCCAAATGAGGTGAGTCAATATGATGATGTTTATACATCTTACAGGAAACAAAGAAGCACCACGTATCACTCATCCATGAGTGCAAGAGCTGCTGCCAGGTAG
- the LOC126710472 gene encoding uncharacterized protein LOC126710472 isoform X2, protein MDRQPHDYASASAMAYAQQQRQPPNMQQQQQFGFPPQHQQFPPSVHGPPFLPPHPSLQQFPYHHHMQQQPQQLHPHPHLLHLQQQQQPQQAFPPHLAPPLAPPPFHGLYDAPPPPVSPPSDPELHKRIDKLVEYSAKNGPEFEAMIREKQQDNPDYGFLFGGEGHAYYRYRLWLATHAPAAAGVGASASMLGAQMHQPPFPPFYDQQQHHQHAQTFGIHGRPDYDQSSKSFRGLSGPLPSDVALELNNVLNNLNGTKESIKGAKIWFMQRSPFAPALAEALRDRIFVLDDSERQLHIIYLANDILFDSLQRRTSPDFDNEAHAFKPVLGSMLGRIYHNPQSKEENQTRLQKILELWASKDIYDQNTIDALKAEMIGGPPTISFPGPPTISGSADPAAGLPQMSNHNIQQWQTDRSLSDQEHLDKHAASAQVIPPSVVSQQFLPNSVPAGAFVGSMSIPSSVQPANQQAAPHLLPGMTSSGEKLPPYPLFPPGLIPGMVRKMQIGSGVPYSPMSPLDIPTVIPPSTVPQSEILERVSKFFKEIGEVNPSEGPINSDSRDEDDEYEYDREPQVRKGGACIPPPPNLQLDPETGTYADGSVDRKPGSTSSGRLGLGATANPNEVSQYDDVYTSYRKQRSTTYHSSMSARAAAR, encoded by the exons ATGGATCGACAGCCTCATGATTATGCATCGGCTTCCGCTATGGCATATGCCCAACAGCAGCGACAACCTCCTAACATGCAACAGCAGCAACAGTTTGGATTTCCTCCACAGCATCAACAGTTTCCTCCATCGGTGCACGGTCCTCCTTTCCTACCCCCACATCCTTCTCTCCAACAATTCCCTTATCACCACCACATGCAGCAGCAACCACAGCAGCTCCATCCACATCCTCACCTTCTTCATCTTCAGCAGCAACAGCAGCCACAACAAGCTTTCCCTCCACATTTAGCCCCTCCTCTCGCTCCTCCGCCTTTTCATGGACTATACGATGCCCCTCCACCTCCAGTTTCTCCCCCTTCTGATCCAGAGCTCCACAAGCGCATTGACAAACTTGTTGAGTATTCTGCAAAGAATGGCCCTGAATTTGAAGCTATGATTCGTGAAAAGCAGCAAGATAATCCTGATTATGGCTTTCTTTTTGGTGGGGAGGGACATGCTTACTATCGTTATAGGCTTTGGTTAGCTACACATGCTCCAG CAGCTGCAGGTGTTGGGGCTTCAGCATCAATGTTGGGTGCTCAAATGCACCAACCTCCTTTCCCACCATTCTACGACCAGCAGCAGCACCATCAACATGCTCAGACTTTTGGGATTCATGGTCGACCAGATTATGACCAGTCATCCAAGTCTTTCAGAGGTCTTTCTGGACCACTTCCATCCGATGTTGCACTGGAGCTCAACAATGTGCTGAATAATCTTAATGGTACAAAAGAGTCGATTAAGGGTGCCAAAATTTGGTTTATGCAGAGATCTCCTTTTGCACCTGCTCTGGCTGAGGCACTTAGAGACAGGATTTTTGTCCTAGATGATTCTGAGCGGCAACTGCATATAATATACCTTGCCAATGATATTCTTTTTGACAG CTTACAGAGGAGGACAAGCCCCGATTTTGATAATGAAGCCCACGCATTTAAACCTGTTTTAGGTTCCATGCTTGGGAGGATTTATCATAACCCTCAAAGCAAGGAGGAAAACCAGACAAGGTTACAGAAAATCTTAGAGTTGTGGGCTTCTAAAGATATTTATGATCAGAATACTATCGATGCACTTAAGGCTGAGATGATTGGTGGACCACCAACTATATCTTTCCCAGGGCCTCCTACAATTAGTGGTTCAGCAGATCCAGCTGCTG GATTGCCACAGATGTCAAACCACAATATCCAACAATGGCAAACTGATAGGAGCTTATCAGATCAAGAGCATCTTGATAAACATGCTGCCTCTGCCCAAGTCATCCCACCATCTGTAGTGAGCCAGCAATTTCTCCCTAATTCAGTCCCTGCTGGTGCTTTTGTGGGATCCATGTCCATACCATCTTCTGTTCAACCTGCAAACCAACAAGCTGCGCCCCATTTATTGCCGGGTATGACTAGTAGTGGTGAAAAATTGCCGCCATATCCTTTATTTCCACCTGGTCTTATTCCTGGAATGGTCAGAAAGATGCAGATTGGTAGCGGGGTGCCTTACTCTCCCATGAGCCCTTTGGACATACCAACTGTAATACCTCCATCTACTGTACCTCAATCCGAAATTCTTGAGAGAGTGTCAAAATTCTTCAAAGAAATTGGAGAGGTTAACCCTTCTGAAGGGCCCATTAATTCTGATTCAagagatgaagatgatgagtaCGAGTATGACAGAGAACCTCAAGTACGAAAGGGAGGAGCTTGcatcccccctcccccaaacCTGCAACTGGACCCAGAGACAGGGACTTATGCTGATGGAAGTGTAGATCGGAAACCAGGATCAACTAGCTCTGGAAGGCTGGGACTTGGGGCCACAGCTAATCCAAATGAGGTGAGTCAATATGATGATGTTTATACATCTTACAGGAAACAAAGAAGCACCACGTATCACTCATCCATGAGTGCAAGAGCTGCTGCCAGGTAG
- the LOC126708746 gene encoding UDP-galactose/UDP-glucose transporter 7, with product MENHSDSEITPFLSLSAAISYGIASMAMVFINKAILMQYAHSMTLLTLQQLATAMLIHFGRRMGYTKAKALDMATARKLLPISLFYNANVAFALASLKGVNIPMYIAIKRLTPLAVLIAGFFSGKGRPTIQVSLSVILTAAGVIIAALGDFSFDLFGYSMALTSVFFQTMYLVLVEKSGAEDGLSSIEIMFYNSFLSLPFLLFVIIATGEFPNSLALLFAKSNSLYFLVILILSLVMGIVLNFTMFLCTIVNSALTTTIVGVLKGVGSTTLGFVLLGGVEVHTLNVTGLVINTAGGVWYSYAKYQQKKNKPPKLISDLEAHSK from the exons ATGGAAAATCACAGTGATTCTGAAATAACTCCATTTTTGAG TTTATCTGCAGCCATTTCATATGGGATTGCTTCGATGGCGATGGTTTTTATCAATAAGGCCATACTTATGCAGTATGCACACTCCATGACCCTCCTCACTTTGCAG CAATTGGCAACAGCAATGCTCATACACTTTGGTCGAAGAATGGGATACACAAAAGCCAAAGCGTTAGATATGGCCACGGCCAGAAAGCTTCTCCCCATTTCACTGTTTTACAATGCTAATGTCGCGTTTGCATTGGCAAGTCTGAAAGGAGTTAATATCCCGATGTACATTGCGATAAAGAGACTCACACCCCTAGCTGTACTGATCGCTGGATTCTTTTCGGGAAAGGGGAGACCCACAATACAG GTGTCACTTTCAGTAATATTGACTGCTGCTGGAGTTATCATAGCTGCTCTAGGAGATTTTTCGTTTGACCTTTTTGGATACAGCATGGCCCTTACTTCTGTTTTTTTCCAG ACCATGTATTTAGTGTTGGTAGAGAAGTCTGGTGCAGAGGATGGGCTTTCATCAATTGAGATCATGTTCTATAACAGCTTTTTGTCCCTTccatttttgttatttgtcaTCATAGCTACAGGAGAGTTTCCAAATTCTTTAGCACTATTATTTGCAAAG AGTAATTCTTTATACTTTTTGGTGATTCTTATTCTTTCATTGGTGATGGGCATCGTCCTCAACTTCACCATGTTCTTGTGTACCATAGTCAACTCTGCTCTAACAACAACAATAGTTGGAGTCCTTAAAGGAGTTGGGTCCACG ACTCTTGGTTTTGTGTTACTGGGTGGTGTGGAAGTTCATACTTTAAATGTGACGGGATTGGTTATCAACACAGCTGGTGGGGTGTGGTATTCGTATGCCAAATATCAGCAAAAGAAGAACAAACCACCGAAGTTAATATCAGATCTTGAGGCTCATAGTAAATAA